GTCGGTGGTGCAGCCCCTCTTCGTCCTGGAACTCCCCCTGGCCCTGCTCATCGGACGGGTCATCCTCGGCGGACACATCTCCCGCGGTGGATGGACGGGGGTGGCGCTGCTCGTCGTCGGCCTCGGCTGCGCCCTCGCGGCCGCCGCGCCCACCATCGGCACCGACCATGCCGCGTTCAGCAGCTGGGTGCCCGCGCTCGTGGTCTGCGCCGCGGTGATCGCCACGGCGGCCGCTGCCGCACTCCGCCGTGGCGAGGGCGGTGTACGGGCGGCCTGCTTCGCCGGGGCGACGGCGGTCGCCTACGCGCTCACCGCGGCGTTGATGAAGGACGCCACCCACGCCTGGCAGACCGGCGGCCCCGCCGCGTTCTTCACGGCGTGGCAGACCTACGGCTTCGCCGCCGCCGGGGTGACGGCCCTCTTCCTGCTGGAGAACGCCATGCAGTCGGGCCCGCTGACCGCCTCGCAGCCGGTCCTCACCCTCGGAGACGCGCTGGTGAGTCTGTCGCTGGGCGTCACCCTCTACGACGAACGGGTCCGGACCGCCTGGTGGCTGATCCCCGAATGCCTCGGCATCGCGCTGGTCCTGTGGGGCGCCGTGCTGCTCTCCCGCGTCGCGCTGGCCCGGGACCTGACCGGGGTTCAGGACAAGACGCCCGCGGCCGCCCGCGAGAGCGGTGCGGAGCCCGGACCGGCGGATACGTGAGCGCCGTGCGGCGCCCCGCGGCACCCCTGGACAGGGTCGCGGCCGGACGCTGTCGCCTCACAGCATGACGTGCTTGACCCAGAAGTCGTCCGGCCCGAGGCCGAGCGCGCGGGCCGGCCGTGGCGCCGGCTCCAGCGGGGTCGGCCATGTCCCGAGCACTGCCCGTGCCGGGGCGCCACTGCCCGAACTCATCGGCTACGTCCTTCCGTCGGCCCTGATCTCGTCGTCCGCCCGCCAGCGTGTCATGCCGTGCCCGCCGGCGGGCTCCCTTCAGCCGGCGGCCTCCGCACCGGCGTCGTCCATCAGGCCCACGAACATCGTCCGGTGCAGCTGGTCGACATGCCGCCGGGCGACCTCGGTCGCGCCCACCGGATCACCGCGGCGCAGGGCGTCGACCAGAGCGCGGTGTTCGCAGTTGGACCGCTGGAGGGTGTCGAGCGGATAGGGCAGGTAGTAGCGGTAGAGGTCCTGGAGCACCGCGCCGTACGGTGCGGCGGCGAAGGCGACGCCCGTGGCGTCCGCCACCGCGAGGTGGAACCGTTCGTCGTGGCTGCGGAACTCGGTCCAGCTCCCGGCCGCGTCCATCTCGCCGACCAGTTGGTCGAGGACGTCGAGGGCGGCTTCGCCTGCCTGGAGGGCCGCCAGATGGGCGATCCCGCATTCGAGGACGAGCCGGTGGTCGATCAGCCGGTGGACCTCGGCCGCTGCCGCCCGGTAGGCCGCGGCCTCGGTGACCGTCCCCTTCGCGGGCCGCTCGGCGACGAGGGTGCCGCCGGTCCGGCCGCGCCGGCGTTCCAGCACGCCGTCGGCGTGCAGCGAGGTGAGTGCGCGGCGGACGGTGATGTCCCCGACGCCCAGTGCCGCGGCGATCTCGTCGGTCGGCGGGAGGCGCTCGCCGGGTGCCAGCAGGCCGAGCTCGACGGCGAGGGCGATACGGGCGCGCACCGTGTCCAGGGCGGAGAGCCGTTGGATGCCACCCAGTGGCGGGGCATTCAGGCCCCGCACCGCGGCCTCGGCGTCCGTGGCGTCGGGAAGGTGTCCGGGCATGACTCACTCTAACAAACATCTCATTATGAGATCTCTTGAATAAGAGCTCATCTTGCTCTAATTTCATGCGGGTCCTGAAGTCCACCCCCGCGGCCCGTCGGCCACACCGCCGTCCGGCCACTGAGAACGCAGGTGAGACCCGTGTCCCGACCCCTGCCCGTAGCCCTCGTCCAGGCACCGCCCCGCCCGGCCACGGCGCCCTTGTCCGGCTTCGCCGCGGAGGTCGGGGAGCTGATCGCGCGCTTCCCGCAGACCCGGCTCGTCGTCTATCCCGAGCTCCATCTGTGCGGCGTGACCGGGGGCGCCGACGGGTCCGAGGCCGAGCTGCGGGCGGCGGCCGAACCGCTGGACGGTCCCCGCGCGAGACAGCTCGCCGAGCTCGCCGGCGATCTGGGCATCTGGCTCGTACCCGGCAGCGTCTGCGAGCGGGGACCGGACGGCGAACTGTTCAACACGGCGCTGGCCTTCTCCCCGGAGGGCCGTCCCGCCGCCTCGTACCGCAAGATCTTCCCGTGGCGGCCGCACGAGCCCTACGACGCCGGGGACCGCTTCGTCGTTCTCGACCTGCCGGGGACCGGCCGGGTCGGCTTCTCGATCTGCTACGACGCCTGGTTCCCCGAAGTGGCCCGCCACCTCGCCTGGATGGGCGCCGAGGTGATCATCAACCCCGTCATGACCACCACTGCCGACCGCGCCCAGGAACTGGTGCTCGCCCGCGCCAACGCCATCGTCAACCAGGTGTTCGTGCTCAGCGTCAACACCGCGGGACCCACCGGCACCGGCCGCAGTCTCGTCGTCGACCCCGAAGGCCGGGTACGCACCGAGGCCCCCGACCAGGGGCCCGCCGTCCTCACCGATGTGCTGGACCTCGACGACGTCACCCGGGTACGGGAGTTCGGTACGGCCGGGCTGAACCGTATGTGGGACCAGTTCACCGACACCGACGCTCCGCTGGAACTCCCGCTCTACGACGGACGCATCGACCCACGCCGCTGGCGGCCCGCCGGCCCCGCCCCGTTCCCTCGCGGCACGGGCAGCTGACCGCCCGACCCCTTCCCACCCCGTATCGCGGCACATCCCCCGGAGCCACCCATGGACCCCTCCGAGCACACGCTCGCCCGCACCCTCACCCTCAAGTCCGTCGTCCTGTTCGGGCTCGCGTACATGACCCCGCTGATCGTCCTGGGGACCTTCGGCGTCGTGGCCGACACCACCGGGGGTGCCGTTCCCACGGCCTATCTCCTCGCCCTGTGCGCCATGCTGTTCACCGCGCACAGCTACGGGAAGATGACGGCCGCATACCCGGTCGCCGGGTCGGCGTACACCTACGTCAGGGAAGCCATCGACGGACGCGTCGGCTTCCTCGTCGGCTGGGCGACGCTGCTCGACTACTTCTTCCTGCCCATGGTCATCTGGCTCATCGGCGGCGCCTACCTCCAGGCGGAGTTCCCCGACGTCCCGTTCTGGGTGTGGATCCTCGGCTTCATCGTGCTGACCACGGCGCTGAACGTCCGGGGCATCAAGACCGCGGAACGCGTCAACGACCTGCTGATGGTCTTCCAGTTCCTGGTGATCGCGTTCTTCGTGCTGCTGTCCCTGCGGCATGTCGTCCAGCTCGGCGGAGCAGGCGCACTCGCCGACAGCACGCCCTTCGCCAACCACGCCACCACCCTGGCCGGCATCTCGGCGGGCGCCGCCATCGCGGCCTACTCCTTCCTCGGCTTCGACGCGGTCACCACCCTCACCGAGGAGACCATCGAGCCGAAGCGGACCATGCCCCGCGCCATCCTCCTCGTCGCACTCATCGGCGGCGGCATCTTCGTCGCGGTGGCCTACGCGACCCAGCTGGTCCACCCGGGCAGCGTCTTCACCGATGCCGACTCCGCGGCCTTCGAGATCGCCCGGGTCATCGGCGGGGACGTCTTCGCGTCGGTCTTCCTCGCCGGCCTGGTCGTCGCCCAGTTCGCCTCCGGCATCTCCGCCCAGGCCAGCACCTCCCGGCTGCTGCTCGCCATGGGCCGCGACTCGGTCCTCCCGCGCAGGACCTTCGGGTGGATCCACCCCCGTCTGCGCACCCCCGTCTTCAACATCCTGCTCACCGGCGCCGTCGGCCTCATCGCCCTGCGCATGAACGTGGCCACCTCCACGTCCTTCATCAACTTCGGCGCCTTCACCGCCTTCACCTTCGTCAATCTCAGCGTTCTCGCCACCTACCTCCGCAGCCGCCGGGCCGGTGGCCGACCCCGCGTGCTGCCCTATGTGATCGCCCCGGTCCTCGGCGCCGCCGTCGACATCTGGCTGCTGGCCCATCTCGACTCCAAGGCCCAACTCCTGGGCCTGATCTGGCTGGCCGTGGGCGTCTGCTACCTCACGTACCTCACGAAGGGCTTCCGCAGGCCGCCGCCGAAGATGGACCTCACCGAGGACTCCCGTACCGCCGCAACCGCCTGAAGCCCGCCCGGCAGACCCACCGGGGCGCTGTTGCCGGAAGCCGTGTGATCATCTCGGGATGAGTGCGAGTGGCGGGGCAGCAGTGCCCGGGTACGGGACGGAAGCGGCCGAGGGCCCTGCTTTCGTGGGGGAGTTCGAGGTACATCTCACGGTCCGGGACGACGGGGGCCGCGGGGCGGCCGGGGCGCTGGCCGCATACGCGGCGGCCCATTGCCTCACGTGCGTACACATCCTCCTGGAACAGGGGGACGTGCCCTCGCAACCGATGCTGACCCTGCACGGGTCCGGGACGTACGCGAAGGTCCGGACCGAAGCCGCCGCACGGGCGGACGGGCTGCGCGCCGCGGGCTTCGACGTGGTGCGGACGAAGATCGAGGCGACTCCGTGGACCGCGGGCGTACCCGGCACGGACGACGAGGCCGCGGGGCTCGGCCCCGGGTACTACTTCGAGCATCACCTCAAGCTGGTGCTCGCGCGCTCCGCTCCCCTCGACTCCCTGCTCGCCGTCGTCGTCGGGCACGGTGCGCACCTCTCGCGGAACGCACGCCGGGTGCGGTCCGACGGCAGGGCGGAGCGGTTCGTGACACAACGGTGCAGGATGGTGGGCCTGGCGACCGCAGGGCGGCGGCTGGACGCCTTGTCGGCGCAGCTGCGCGCCGCGGGATACCAGCTCGCCTCCGTCGAGCGGGAGTTCGTGGTGCACGACGGGAATCCGGCGCTCGACGCCGGCTGGCTGGACGGGGAGTTCGCGATGGCGGGGGAGGGGATCGGCTCGTGACAGGGACCGACGAGACGGGTGCGGCGTCGGAGTGGCAGGCGTTCCGGTACGGACCGTGGGCGGACACCGAGGTCGTGCCGCGGGCCAGGCCCGACGAGGCGACGCGGGCCGAGATGGATCTGCCCACCACCCTGCTTCCCGTACCGGATGACGGTGTGGTGCAGCGACCGGTCTTCGACCCCGCGGCGACCCACCATGCCTTCGGGATGCGCCTGGGTGAGCCCGGCTTCGCGGACACGGCGGTCGGCGAGCGGTGGTACGAGGCGCGGCGGCATGCCCTGCATCACGTACTCACCGCGCTCGCGCAGTCCCCCTGGGCCGGCCATCTCGTGCTCCGCGGCAGCATGCTGCTGAAGGAGTGGTTCGGGGACGCGGCACGCGAGCCGGGGGACCTCGACTTCGTCGTGGTACCCGAGAACTGGCAGCTGGAGGACGACCGTACGGACCGGATGCTCGACGGCATCGCCGCCGCGGCCGAGGCGCTGTCCCACCGCGGCGGCCCGGTACGCCTCGACGCGCGTGCCGCCGTCGGCGACGAGATCTGGTCGTACGACCGGGTGCCGGGCCGGCGGCTGGTCATCCCGTGGACGGCCGAAGCCGACGGCGTCCCGGCGGGCAGCGTGCAGCTCGACTTCGTCTTCAACGAGCGCCTCCCCGCGCCCGCGGAGCCCGCCGAGATCCGCGGGCCCCAGGGCACGGCACCTGTGGTGGTCCGAGCGGCGACCCGTGCGCTGTCGCTCGCCTGGAAGGTGTTGTGGCTGGTGAGCGACAGGCACCCCGAGGGCAAGGACCTCTACGACGCCGTCCTGCTCGCGGAGAGCACCGAGTTGCCTTTCGCCCTGCTGCGCGAGGTGTTCCGGGGTGTGGAGGACGGCTGCTACGACCGCTCTCCGGTGCTGCTGCGGACCATCTCCGAGATCGAACGCGACTGGTCCGAGTTCCGCAAGGAGTACCCGCCGCTCGCCGGGACCGTGGCAGCGGATCCCTATGGCGAGCACCGGTACGTCCATCGTCTCGTGACGGCCCTGGAGCCCACCTTCGCCTGCGACGACGGCAGCGGCGCCACCGCCGAATACCGGCAGCGGGCCGCCTGGTTCGCGTCGCTGACCGCGGAATGCGCCGGGGTTCTTGCCGAGCGAGGTATGGACGCGGTGCAGGACCTGCTGCTGGAGCGGCGGATCGGGTTCGAGAACACGGTCGTCCTCACCCGGGAGTTGTCCGGCCGCGACGGATGCACGCTGCGGGATGCGGCCGCCGTGGTGGCGGAGTTCCGCAGGGATCATCCGGCGGTCGCCCGGTGGACGTGGCTGCTCACCGACCCGGACGAGGCGGTGCAGGAGCTGAGCGGGGGCGAGGCCGGCACGCCGGGCTGAGCGGGGGCTCCCCGCAGTTCGCGCCCGTCCTGGAGAAGGTCCGCGTGCCCCGCACCGGGCCGGGCCGGCCGCGTACCAGGCCCGATCGCATGCGTGCCGGCAAGGCGTGTGCCTCCCGCTACGAGGCGACGGTCCTCGTCGCTGCCACCGACGAGTGGCTGTGACTGTCTGACGTCCCGCTCGCGGTTTCCTCAGGGCCTGGCCGTAGGGGACGATTCATGCGAGCTGTAGTGATCGACTCTGCTGGACATTTACATCTGGAGCAACGCCCGGACCCGGTGGCGGGACCGGGAGATGCGGTGGTCCGCGTGCGCGCCGCCGGTCTCAACGCCGCCGACCTACAGCAGGCACGGGGGGACTATCCGGCACCGCCGGGATGGCCGGCCGACGTGCCCGGCCTGGAAATCGCCGGTGAAGTCGAGGACGTGGGGAGCGCCGTTACCGGGATCTCCACCGGAGACCGCGTCATGGCGCTGGTCGGTGGCGGCGGTCACGCCGAGCGGATCGCCGTCCCTGCCGATCTCCTGCTTCCGGTGCCAAATGCCCTGTCCTGGCAGGAGGCCGGCGGCTTCCCGGAGGCCTTCAGCACCGCCTGGGACTCGCTGGTCACCCAGGCCCAGGTCCGCGCGGGCGACCGGGTGCTGATCACCGGAGCGGCAGGCGGCGTGGGAACGGCCATGGTGCAGGTTGCCGCGGTTTCCGGAGCGCATGCCGTGGCAAGTGTGCGCCGCCCCGAGCTTCACCACCAGGTGAGGGCGCTCGCCCCGGACGGTGCACGCGTCGACGTCGTCACTCCCGCCGATGAGGCGCAGCACGGGCCGTACGACGTGATCGTGGAACTCGTCGGCGGACAGGACTGCCTGCAACGGGTCACCCTGCTGCGCAGCCGCGGCAAGGTTCTCATCGTCGGGGTGCAGGCCGGCGCCACGGTCCCGCTGCGGATGTTCGACCTCATGCTGGTGCGCGGCCATCTGATCGGAACGACCCTCCGCGGCCGCACACACGCGGAGAAGGTGCTGCTCGCCGACCTCGTTCGCACCTCGGTCGTTCCCCTGCTCGCCCAAGGCCGCTTGCGGGTCCCCGTGGACACGGCCTTCTCCCTCGACCGGTACGCCGAGGGTTACGCCCGGCTCGCCGGCCCGGGAAAGTTCGGCAAGGTCATGCTGACGTGCGGGTGACGGTGCGCTTTCGATACGCGCCCCAGGGGAGAGACACCCCCTGGAGGAAGGCTCCCCTGGAGAAAACATCTCCTGGCGGAGGACGTCTCCTTATCCCGTGCCGCTGATGCGCTCCGGCTCGATGACGAAGAGCACGCGCTCCTCGTCGCGGCCCCCGTACCAGGGGTAGGGCTTGCCGAGGTACTTCTGGGCGAGCTGCTCGATGTGCTCGACCGCGCCCTCGGTCGTGGTCTCCACCACCCGGCCGCGCACCTGGAAGTAGCGCGAGGGGTTGTCCGGGTCGGAGACGGCGACGGCCACGCGGGGGTCGCGCCCGATGTTCCGGGTCTTCACATGGCTCCGGACGCTGTTGATCAGCACATGGGTGCCGTCGGTGTCGACCCAGGTCTGGGTCACCTGAGGGGAACCGTCGGGCATCGAGGTGGCCAGAAAGCAGGTGCTCGGCCGGCGCAGAAGGGCGAGAAGTTCAGAGGGAAGGTGCACAACGGTCTCCCGGCCGGTCGGAGCGGCGGCGGTGTGGTGCTCCTGTGCCGCCGGGTGTTCATGCGCTGCTCGTGAGGGGCGTGGTGGAGCATATACGGGCTGGTCCGCGCCGTGATCTTCGGGCGGCGCGCGGGAGGGGCCCGACGGACAGGGCCCCGAAGCGGGACCTTGCCGGCCGCGGTCTCGTGTCCGCCGTCCTCTTCCCCGGGTGCCGTGGGCAGCTGCACTCCCACCCCATTCCCGCACCGGTGACCCGGTGTTGGGTGGCGCGCAGCAGTTGTATCCAGCCGCTATGCTTGCTGGATACAAGCAATGTATTCGGCGGAACGACGACATCACCGCGAAGGATCACGACGATGAGTAAGGGCACGGTCCATGCATGCGACCGGGCTGCCGCGCAGGTCACCGCCTCGTCGAGGCTGGACGAGGCGGCCGCCGGGCTGGGGACCGAGATCGTCCGCTTCTCGCGGCTGATCGCGGCATGGAAGCAGCGGGCCAAGACCGACGGCGGCGCCGCCGACCGGGTGCTGCTGGCCAGGCTGGTGGTCGGCGGGGACCAGCGGGCGACCGATCTGGCCGCCGACGCGTTCCTCGATCTGTCGACCGTCAGCCGTCAGGTGCGTTCGCTGGTCGAGCGGGGCCTGGTGGCCCGTCGCCCCGATCCGGAAGACCGCCGTGGGTCCTTGCTGGCGGCGACCGGGGCGGGGCGCGCCGCTTTTGCGCACTACCGGGCTCAGCGCGACGCCGAACTGGCCGGGCTCCTCGAACCGTGGTCGCCCCAGGACCGGGCCGACCTGATCCGGTTGCTGGGCCGTCTCAACGAGGACATGGCAGGACGACAACACACACGGCTGACGCCCGGGGGAGACCAGGGAGCCGCCGTGGAGCAGGGAGACATACGTACATGAGCACAGCCACCTCCCCGCCCGCCGCGGGAGCCGAGGCGATACCCGAACCTGGAATCCTGAGCCACCGTCAGATCCTCACCATCCTCAGCGGCTTGATGCTGGGGATGTTCCTCGCCGCGCTCGACCAGACCATCGTCAGCACCTCCATCCGGACCATCGCCGACGATCTGCACGGCCTCAGCCAGCAGGCCTGGGCGACCACCGCCTACCTGATCACCTCGACGATCGCCACTCCGCTGTACGGCAAGCTGTCCGACCTGTACGGCCGCAAGCCGTACTACCTGGCCGCGATCACCATCTTCGTCGCGGGGTCGGTGCTGTGCACGTTCTCCACCTCGATGACCGAACTCGCCGCGTTCCGGGCGATTCAGGGCCTGGGTGCCGGTGGACTGATGTCGCTGGCACTGGCGATCATCGGTGACATCGTCCCGCCGCGGGAACGTGCCCGGTACCAGGGCTACATGCTGGGCACCTTCGCCACCTCCAGCGTGGCCGGGCCGCTGATCGGCGGGGCGCTCGCCGGACAGGACCAGCTGCTCGGCATCACCGGCTGGCGCTGGGTCTTCCTGGTCAACGTGCCGATCGGCATCGTCGCGCTGTTCGTGGTCGCGAAGGTGCTCAACATCCCGCACACCCGGCGCGATCACCGCATCGACTGGTGGGGAGCGTTCACCATCTCCCTCGGCGTCGTTCCGCTGCTGCTCGTCGCGGAGCAGGGCCGGGAGTGGGGCTGGGACTCGTCCCGGTCGATCGCCTGTTATGGCATCGGTGTCGTCGGCATCATCGCCTGGATCTTCGTCGAGCGGTGGATCGGCGATGACGCGCTGATCCCGATGCGGCTGTTCCGCAACGGCACCTTCAGCAAGACCAGTCTGCTGTCCGTGCTGATCGGTATGGGCATGTTCGGCGGGATGCTGATGATCCCGCAGTACCTCCAGATCGTGAAGGGCGCCAGCCCCACCAAGTCGGGTCTGGAAATGCTGCCGTTGATGGCGGGCATGATGATCGCCTCGATCGCCTCGGGCCAGATCACCGCCAAGACCGGCCGCTACAAAATCTTCCCGATCATCGGCACCGCGCTGATGATCGCGGCGATGCTGCTCTTCCACTTCAGGGTCCAGTGGGACACGCCGCTGTGGGAGACCATGGCGTACATGCTGGTCTTCGGCCTCGGCCTGGGCGGCTGTATGCAGACCCTGGTGCTCGCCGTACAGAACGCGGTGCCCCCGCGGGACATGGGCGTGGCGACCGCCTCGTCCACGTTCTTCCGTCAGATGGGTGCCACCGCGGGTACCGCGATCTTCCTGTCGGTGCTGTTCAGCACGGTCGGTGACAAGATCTCCGCGGCGTTCAAGGACGCCGCCTCCACCGAGCGTTTCCAGGCCGCGCTGCACGACCCCGCGGTGCTGCACGACCCCGCCAACAAGCCCGTGCTGGACATGCTCAAGCACCCTGGCAACGGCAACTCCTCGGGTGTGCTCAGCGATTCGTCGTTCATCCAGCACCTCGACCCCCGGCTGGCCGAGCCGTTCAAGCGCGGCTTCGCCGACTCGATGCACACCGTGTTCCTCATGGGCGCGATCGTCGTGGCCGTGGCCTTCCTGCTGATGTGGTTCATCAAGGAGGTGCCGCTGCGGCAGATCTCCGGTCTGCAGGCCCGTGCGCAGGCCGACGCCGAGGCGGAGTCCGCCAAGGACGCGGCAGGCGCCGTCGACGGTGCGGCGCACGGTGCGGAGGGCACGGCGGAGGGCGCGGACACACGGACGGCGGCCGAGCCGGCCGATGTCCCGGTCGCCGACGCCGTGCCGGTCCTCGCCGCGATGCCCGCGGGCTCCGCGGACCGCGGAACCGGTGCGACCGGTCCGGTGATCCGCGGGACGGTGCGGGACGGCGACGGCAGGCCGGTGGCGCAGGCCGCGGTCACCCTCATCAGCGTCGGCGGCCGGCAGCTCGGCCGTACGTCGTCCGGGGCCGACGGTGGCTATGCGCTGCCCACGACGGGTGCCGGCACCTATGTGCTGATCGGCTCCGCGGGGGCCCGCAGGCCGCAGGCCGTGACCGTGGTGGTGGGCGGCGAGCCCGTCTCGTTCGACCTGACCCTGAGCGGTGCGGCGGGTCTCTCCGGCGAGGTCCGCGAGGAGAAGGGCGACGACCCGGTGGCCGGCGCACTCGTCGTGGCCACGGACGTACGCGGCGAGGTCGTCGCCTCGGGCGTGGCCGGCCAGGACGGCGGCTTCGCGTTCGGGGAACTGACCCCGGGCAGCTACACCCTGGCCGTCAGCGCCGAGCACCACCGCCCGTCCGCCCTCCAGGTGGAGGTCACCACCGGCAACCGCAACTGGTACGAGGTACGGCTGACGCTCGGCGCCCAGGTCCGTGGCACCGTCCGGACGGCACGCGGCGGACCGGTGGACGACGCCCGGGTGACCCTGCTGGACCCGGCAGGCGACGTGGTCGCCATCGCCACCAGCGGTCAGGACGGGGAGTACGTCTTCACCGACCTCGACAGCGGTGAGTACACCCTGATCGCCGCCGGCTATCCGCCGGTCGCCGCCCCGCTGCATGTGGGGGCTGCCGGACAGAGCGCGTTCGACATCGAGCTCAGCCACGACCCGGCGAGCTGACGAACGGCGAACGATGCAGGTGAGGGGCCCGGCGGGGAAGGCGCGGCGGGCCCCTCACCCGTGACCGGCCGGCACGCGGGGCCTATCGCACAGGGCGCCGGAGCACCCGCGGCACCCCGCTCCCGGGCCGGGCGCCCCCACCGGGTTTGGCGCTGCCGCCCCGCCCTACGTAAAGTTCCGCCGAAGCTTGAATAGAACACACGATCCCAGGGAAGCGGCAGCGGCAATGACGGTGACCGAAACAGGCCGGGCCGATGGCACGGGTATCGACTCGGAGCGGATGGCGGTCTGTCTGAGCGTGCTCGAGGAGCTCGACGCGCTGCCCGTCGACCACCCGGACGCGATCGCCATACGGCGCGCCACCGCCGGTATCTACCGCTCGGTGAAGCAGCGCCGCCGCCAGGAACGCCGGGCGGCCAAGACCGCCAACGACAGGGCCGTGACCGCGGCCACGGCCACCGGTGCGCCCGACCGGATCGACGACGAGACACAGGGACTGGCCCTCACCAGCTCCGTGACCACGGAGATCGCCGGAATCCTGGAGCGGCCCAGGTCCTGCTACACCTGCAAGTCCCGCTACGTCGAGGTCGACGCCTTCTATCACCAGCTCTGTCCGCCCTGCGCCAAGGAGAACCGGTCCCGCCGCGACGCCCGCACGGACCTCACCGGCAGGCGCGCGCTGCTCACCGGCGGCCGGGCGAAGATCGGCATGTACATCGCCCTCCGCCTGCTGCGCGACGGCGCCCACACCACCATCACCACCCGTTTCCCGAGTGACGCCATCCGCCGCTTCAAGGCGATGCCGGACAGCGCGGAGTGGCTGCACCGACTGAAGATCGTCGGCATCGATCTCCGTGACCCGGCCCAGGTCATCGGGCTCGCCGACGCGGTGAGCGCCGAGGGCCCCCTGGACATCCTGATCAACAACGCCGCCCAGACCGTCCGCCGGTCGCCCGAGGCGTACGGGCAGCTGCTCGCCGCCGAGTCCGCCCCGCTGCCCGCCGGGGAACTGCCCGCCTCCCTCGTCCTCGGCCACTTCGGCAGCGGTGCCCCCGCCGCCCTCACCGCCGCATCCGCCACACACAGCACCTTGACTGCCGAGGACATCACCGCCCTCGCCCTGACCACCGGCTCCACCTCGCCCGCCCGTATCGAGGCGGGTACCGCGATCGACGCCGGCGGCCTGGTACCGGATCTGCACGCGACCAATACCTGGATCCAGAAGGTGGACGAGGTCGACCCGGTCGAGCTCCTGGAAGTCCAGCTGTGCAATATGACCGCGCCCTTCCTGCTGGTGAGCAGGCTGCGCCCGGCGATGGCCGCGGCCGCCGCACGCCGCAAGTACGTGGTCAACGTCTCGGCGATGGAAGGCCAGTTCAGCCGCGGCTACAAGGGCGCGGGCCATCCGCACACCAACATGGCCAAGGCGGCGCTGAACATGCTCACCCGCACCAGCGCCCGGGAGATGCTGGAGAGCGACGGCATCCTCATGACGGCCGTGGACACCGGCTGGATCACCGACGAGCGCCCGCACCCCGACAAGATGCGACTGGCCGAAGAGGGCTTCCACGCTCCCCTCGACCTGGTCGACGGGGCGGCCCGGGTGTACGACCCGATCGTCCGCGGCGAGATGGGCGAGGATCTGTTCGGCTGCTTCCTGAAGGACTACGCCCCCGCGGCCTGGTGATCCGGACCGCCGGTCGCCGCAGGCCGGAGGGGGTTCCCGGCGTGCGGTCCGACCGGCGGCTCCTCGCCGGTTCCCGGTACGGGAAGACTGGTACGCAGCCTTCCCAGGAGGGCTCTGGCGGCGGGGCCGGCGGGCCCCTCCGTCCGCCAGGTCAGGGCGACCCGGCCGCGTGGCCGCGGCGCGGTGATCTCCAGAATCCGCAGACCGGCCGCTGAGGCCTCGGCCGCCGGCAGCACTGGGATGACGGCCACGCCGAGGCCCCGGGCCGCGAGCCGCGCCAGCACATGAGGGGCGGCCGCCTCGAAGGCGATACGGGGGCGGATCCCCGCTTCCGCGCAGGCACGTTCGAGCACCCCGCGCAGACCCGTACCGCGCGGC
This Streptomyces decoyicus DNA region includes the following protein-coding sequences:
- a CDS encoding DMT family transporter; this encodes MAAVVFALLAAASNALATVLQRRAARTVPLSTGLRLGLLVDLLHRAVWLGGMLAVIAAACFQALALSQGALSVVQPLFVLELPLALLIGRVILGGHISRGGWTGVALLVVGLGCALAAAAPTIGTDHAAFSSWVPALVVCAAVIATAAAAALRRGEGGVRAACFAGATAVAYALTAALMKDATHAWQTGGPAAFFTAWQTYGFAAAGVTALFLLENAMQSGPLTASQPVLTLGDALVSLSLGVTLYDERVRTAWWLIPECLGIALVLWGAVLLSRVALARDLTGVQDKTPAAARESGAEPGPADT
- a CDS encoding FadR/GntR family transcriptional regulator; translated protein: MPGHLPDATDAEAAVRGLNAPPLGGIQRLSALDTVRARIALAVELGLLAPGERLPPTDEIAAALGVGDITVRRALTSLHADGVLERRRGRTGGTLVAERPAKGTVTEAAAYRAAAAEVHRLIDHRLVLECGIAHLAALQAGEAALDVLDQLVGEMDAAGSWTEFRSHDERFHLAVADATGVAFAAAPYGAVLQDLYRYYLPYPLDTLQRSNCEHRALVDALRRGDPVGATEVARRHVDQLHRTMFVGLMDDAGAEAAG
- a CDS encoding carbon-nitrogen hydrolase family protein, whose amino-acid sequence is MSRPLPVALVQAPPRPATAPLSGFAAEVGELIARFPQTRLVVYPELHLCGVTGGADGSEAELRAAAEPLDGPRARQLAELAGDLGIWLVPGSVCERGPDGELFNTALAFSPEGRPAASYRKIFPWRPHEPYDAGDRFVVLDLPGTGRVGFSICYDAWFPEVARHLAWMGAEVIINPVMTTTADRAQELVLARANAIVNQVFVLSVNTAGPTGTGRSLVVDPEGRVRTEAPDQGPAVLTDVLDLDDVTRVREFGTAGLNRMWDQFTDTDAPLELPLYDGRIDPRRWRPAGPAPFPRGTGS
- a CDS encoding APC family permease, encoding MDPSEHTLARTLTLKSVVLFGLAYMTPLIVLGTFGVVADTTGGAVPTAYLLALCAMLFTAHSYGKMTAAYPVAGSAYTYVREAIDGRVGFLVGWATLLDYFFLPMVIWLIGGAYLQAEFPDVPFWVWILGFIVLTTALNVRGIKTAERVNDLLMVFQFLVIAFFVLLSLRHVVQLGGAGALADSTPFANHATTLAGISAGAAIAAYSFLGFDAVTTLTEETIEPKRTMPRAILLVALIGGGIFVAVAYATQLVHPGSVFTDADSAAFEIARVIGGDVFASVFLAGLVVAQFASGISAQASTSRLLLAMGRDSVLPRRTFGWIHPRLRTPVFNILLTGAVGLIALRMNVATSTSFINFGAFTAFTFVNLSVLATYLRSRRAGGRPRVLPYVIAPVLGAAVDIWLLAHLDSKAQLLGLIWLAVGVCYLTYLTKGFRRPPPKMDLTEDSRTAATA
- a CDS encoding nucleotidyl transferase AbiEii/AbiGii toxin family protein, with the translated sequence MTGTDETGAASEWQAFRYGPWADTEVVPRARPDEATRAEMDLPTTLLPVPDDGVVQRPVFDPAATHHAFGMRLGEPGFADTAVGERWYEARRHALHHVLTALAQSPWAGHLVLRGSMLLKEWFGDAAREPGDLDFVVVPENWQLEDDRTDRMLDGIAAAAEALSHRGGPVRLDARAAVGDEIWSYDRVPGRRLVIPWTAEADGVPAGSVQLDFVFNERLPAPAEPAEIRGPQGTAPVVVRAATRALSLAWKVLWLVSDRHPEGKDLYDAVLLAESTELPFALLREVFRGVEDGCYDRSPVLLRTISEIERDWSEFRKEYPPLAGTVAADPYGEHRYVHRLVTALEPTFACDDGSGATAEYRQRAAWFASLTAECAGVLAERGMDAVQDLLLERRIGFENTVVLTRELSGRDGCTLRDAAAVVAEFRRDHPAVARWTWLLTDPDEAVQELSGGEAGTPG
- a CDS encoding alcohol dehydrogenase catalytic domain-containing protein codes for the protein MRAVVIDSAGHLHLEQRPDPVAGPGDAVVRVRAAGLNAADLQQARGDYPAPPGWPADVPGLEIAGEVEDVGSAVTGISTGDRVMALVGGGGHAERIAVPADLLLPVPNALSWQEAGGFPEAFSTAWDSLVTQAQVRAGDRVLITGAAGGVGTAMVQVAAVSGAHAVASVRRPELHHQVRALAPDGARVDVVTPADEAQHGPYDVIVELVGGQDCLQRVTLLRSRGKVLIVGVQAGATVPLRMFDLMLVRGHLIGTTLRGRTHAEKVLLADLVRTSVVPLLAQGRLRVPVDTAFSLDRYAEGYARLAGPGKFGKVMLTCG